tacggcccagtacatgattgagattggatttgggcttagacccaacaggctactattgttttgggctctgaaacgggcttgttgcacactgagtttccaaactcaccccctttccttaaccttgcaggtgagccttgatatgGGGACTTGGGCCAGAGGGGactcagagtggccacggtgatcgcttttggacctttaaataagctttggttttcatttaatttcctttatttattatttatttttgggttgtaataaggccatttttaacttttcttttatttcttctcggattattttattttaataactttaaactggttgataattgttcaaatgggctagacttaggacgtgttttcaaagcgatacttgttttcaaaatatctcaacaccacgattaatcgatttatcaaagacgtccacttaaacaaatttaaactcgatataacaaagtgtggctatggttgtgggcatgtctaggattggatccaatcaaagagcttggtacttaagtagccttcatggctcacctcctctgtctcggatacctacctggtgcccatcttccatacactttgttaactcaacaaaatatatggttttaaaacactaaaatggaacgtgggttttcaactccaatgtggcacctcagattcagccataacgtctgggccgggtttggggtgttacatggacccTCCATGTCAAGTTTCTTTCTATCTTGACTAAAGTTGTGGGCGCGACTCGTGTCAAGTTTGGGCTCCAAAACCTTCCCACTTCTCAGTGTCATAGCACTTGCACTATGTCGAGGGTTTGGCTCAATTTGGGATGCCAGCTTACCTTGAAACTCCAAACGACTAACTGTGAGCGCGAGTTTGCTCACTTGCTTATCCAACTCCTACAAAGGCATGTCAGTTTTTTTTGTTGGAATTTCTCAGTACTATTGGCCAGCCTTTCCACTATGGCTTCCAAAGACGAGTTAGGGGGTGGTAACTATAGATTCTGAGATGGCCTTTGTTAGTAAGGCTGATTGAACCACAGATTCATCCCATAACTGAGATTCAGGTGATCTTTTCACCCCACATTATACGAGTTTGAGTAGGGGTCATACCACTTTGGGGCATTCCTGGAAAGTTCCTGACAGCATTCGCTTGTTCTGTCGAATCCTCATGTAAAATCGGATAGGAGTCCGTCGGATGGTCTGGTTTAGTATAAATTTCACACAACCGTGCTGGGCTCGTTTTATCTGTAAGAAAATTTTGAACAACGCTAGTTAGCTTATCAATTTTATCTTCTAGAGAAAGAGAACTTAACCCATGAACCCATCTCGTGGGTTCTGTGGCCAATTGGAATTGTTGAGAGTTAGCAGCAATGGTTGAAATCAACTCTCTCGCTCTTTGAGGTGTCATATTAACGAGTGCCCCCCACTTGCAGCATCTATCATCTTCATTTCCATCAAGAGTAATCCTCATAAAAATACTGCAAAAGTGATTGTTCAGTCAGtccatgttgtgggcaacttgcagaCAATTTTTTGTATCGCTCCCAATAATCGTAGAGCGAATCAGCGTCTCTTTGACGAATTCCCATAATGTCTCTCCTTAGTTCGGCCGCTCGAGCTACAGGGAAAAACTTTTCAAGAAACAAACGAGACATGTCAGACCATGTGTTGCCAGATCCTGAAGGCAAATAAAATAGCCACTCTCTAGCAGAATCGGCTAGTGAGAAAGGAAAAGCACGAAGTTTGATTCGGTCTTCGGTTACACCCTGAGGCTTCTTGCTTGTGCACACCATATGGAACTCTTTAATGTGGGTGTGCAGATTTTTGTTCTGTAATCCACTATAAGTGGGTAGTAAATGGATCAAACCCGATATTAACTCGAACGACGTTCCTCATATCGAATAAGTTATGCATAAGGATTATTGTTCATCCGGTGCCGCAGTGAGTTGGCGTATTGTCTGTTCAGCCATCTGGTTTGGTTCGTCAAATGAGAAAATTTATTCAATATACGATATAATTTTGAATCTGGGATTTGGCTGTTTATAGCGTCGAATGGCTTCTTTCCACAATTGTCGggccaatttttcaatttttggtTCAAACTCTAAACTTCTCGACTCTGATCTGGTCGTaaggaaaacaaaaagaaattagaaaaatatctctaaTCCCCAGCAATGGCACCAATATTTGATGGGCAtcgaaaccaccaaaaataattctAACAAAAACAACTCTAAATTGTAGTAAAGAGTGGTAGTAGAGTCGAGTCTATAGGGATTGGATAGCATAATCAACTTCTGTGTTCACTTATGAACAGAATATTCGTCGTGTCAAGCATCGTGTCAAGAGTCGTGCCCACAACTCCAAACAATAAACAATTAAATCAGGGGATTTTGAGAATATTTAAGAAAGTAAAATAAACTAATTAGCTTAAATAAACGATTGagtacaattaaaaataaatgtaaaCTGGAAATAAATTCAGACTTGTGTAAACAGATAAaataagccttagccttagactcagtaaatttcgtatcaagaatcgatccttgaaaattaatcttctcctccaaatgataagctggttatagcagttaagaacattctaaccaccaattcttcctctcgtaGGTGGTTCCAGTACGACCTGCAAATCAACCCTTACCAATTATCTAGCCGAGATACACGTGTTCCTGACCCAAGATTTCGGTAGCTTTACGTTCTGAATAACCCAACTCGAATCTAAGGCCTCAACCGCGTGGGTCGTTTAAACCCAATCACTTCTTCCTTGATTTGTTTTTGGAAATCCGAATTCAACATGGCCGACTCGAATCTCCAACTGTAAGcaaacacgactccaacccaaaatgcactttgacttgaaatcgaatttaactttaagggatgattgGTCTATCTTAATACTTAGGAAAAAAATGAATACCGATTGGATAGATTTTTAACACGAATTCGTATCTCACGATTCCTGACCGAAAAGAACACCGGCCCAAGGCTAAGATAaaatttagtgaagcatgaaTTTATTCATGCTTGTAAGTTGTGGAAGGTGATTGAATTTGTGTGATAATAGAAGAAATTAGGGGATAAAAAGGGCTTGGAAAGCAAATGAATGtatttagaaaaaataaagaaatattgACAAAATTCCCACGtcaaattgaaaaaaagaaaagaaaataattcaatttcaaatagaaataggaaaagagaagagagaataatccaattccaaattgaagtagGAATACAAAATTAATGGGTGATTTCCTAAGAACATAAAGCCCttatttatatacatggggtttactaaatttagcctaaactaatttaatataaaataaaaaataaaaaaataaaataaaataacattttcctatttttggcttttataaAGTCAAAATATTTGATGTGTTCTTGGCTTCCTTCACCTTTTTGATTTGGCCCCATTTCAATGATTGTCTTTCAAATTGGCCATTTTCAGCTTGTTTAGTAGGATTTAGTCcaaaaattaaaccaaattaagcacaaaaaaatatgcaaattaacatGTTTATCAAAAAGCTTTTTGAAATTGAGCTTGCTGTTTGCAAATAGTGTAGCGCCCTGATTAATTTATCTCTGTTTCTGTAAATATTTGACACAACTGTATacctacttcagtggttaagtgttttgggtgtatatgagaggtcttgggttcaagtctcatctttggtaaatttttttatttttgatccaAGCCTTACCCTTATTGAGTAGGCTTATATAAAATTGTTTGTtaattcatatcagaatgagcctgctggtttgtTAATTCATATTAGAATAAGCCTACTGGTATGGGGCTATCGAGGTCTTGGGTTGTAATAGTGTGGACTGAGGACAGAGTacaccaggcagaggtgctagTCAGACTGAGGTGAGACAGCCTGCATTAGTTTATGCTACTTGACACCGAAAAGATAGGGATGCTCCTAATGTTATCACTGATACATTCTTTATTTTTGATGTACCTTATTCTAATCTGAGAGACATAGGTTTTACACACTCCTATGAAGCTAGTTCTGTTTCTGAAAACCTAAGGATTACTGTTAAGAGTAGTTCTAGTGAGATCATTGGACTGTACACGTTGGGGCAGTTTTTTTGGGTTAGTAAACTTTATAGGGATGTTTCATTAGAGGTGCAAGGGGCTGTATTTTTGGCAAATCTGATAGAGTTACTGCTTGGGGAGTTCGatttgattctgggtatggattggttggttgAGCACCAAGTCTGTTTGGATTGTGCGACTAGGAGGGTCGTTCTGAGGACTGAGGATGATAAGGAAGTGGTTGTGATCGGTGAGCATTGAGATTATCTGTCCAATGTAATCTCCGCTCTTGTGGCTAAAAAACTGGTTCGGAAAATGTGTGAGGCATATTTGGCTTATGCCAGTGTTTCTATTCTTGAGGGCTCTTCTATCGGGGATATCAAAATAGTGAGGGATTTTTCAGATgtctttcctgaggagttaccaggTTTACCTCCGAATTGGGAAGTTGAGTTCGACATTGAGCTTCTACTAGGTACGGCTCCGGTGTTTATTGCTCCATACCATATGGCACCGAAAAAGCTCACAGAGTTTAAGGCTCAACTTCAAGAACTTTTGGATCGTGGTTTCAtccgtcctagtgtgtctccgtggaggGCACTGGTTTTGcttgttaagaaaaaggatgggaccatgaggatgtgtattgattatcgacaattgAATAAACTGACCGTGAAGGACAAGTATCCACTTCTtaggatcaatgatttgtttgatcaattccGAGGGGCCtttgtgttttcaaaaattgatctccGCTCTGGGTTCCATCAACTTAGAGttaaggaagtggatattcataagactgcatttaggactcgttatagacaagttcctagttatgccttttggtctgacgaatgctctggctgcattcatggatctgatgaattgagTCTTTCAACCATATCTGGATAAGTTCGTCGTggtcttcattgatgatattttagtttactcTAAGAtggaggatgagcatgatgaaaaCCTTAGATTAGTGCTTCAGATACTCCAAGAAAAACAACTCTACGCTAAgttaagcaagtgtgagttcttgtTGCGTGAGGTAACTTTTCTGGGCACGTAGTTTCTACTGAAAGGATTCGAGTTGATCCTAGAAAGATTAAGGTTGTGCTTGATTACAAATAGCCTAAGAACGTATCTGAAATCCATAGTTTTCTAGGTCTTTCGGGTTATTATCGGTGGTTTGTCGAGGGGTTCTCTCTGATTGCAGCACCTTTGACTAAGCTTTTATGTACGGGGGTTCCTTTTGTTTGGACTAATGTGCAACAAtcgagcttcgagaagctcaagtctgttctGACTCAGGCTCTTATTTTGATGCAACccgaatctggtaaagagtttgtggtctatagtAATGCGTCGCatgtcggtttgggatgtgtattgatgcaatatGGTAAAGTTGTGGCTTATGTGTCCATTCAGCTTAAGATAcatgaggggaactatccgacacatgatctcgATTTGGCTGCTAtggtttttgcattgaaaatctgaaGACAGTATTTGTATagggagaggtgtattatctacactgatcacaagagcctcaagtacctcctttctcagaaggagttgaatcttagacaacaccgatggattgagctactaaaagattatgactgcacgatagagtatcatcctggtaaggccaatatagtggctgatgctttaagtcgtaaagcgatgactgatttgagggtgatgttCACTCGTcttagtctgtttgatgatgggggcctgttagccgagttgcaagttaagccgacttggattgatcagattcggGATAAGCAGTTAGGGGATGAGTCTCTGGGCTTGCGGTTTTGTCAGATTGAGTGTGCCAGTatttaaactgaaaaatatataggattttttctATATAaattatcacctttttacttaaaattgttgttaaaaccaagtaattgtttaataaattaatgaaatatgtgaaaatatgaaaacaggacgtagaaattattaaaatgtgattttatgctttattatatagttttcatgcgtaaaatggcttattttatattaaattgagcatattatatttttatgacataaagtgggccatgcatgattaaattgaataataaaatagaaaattatatttagtaattcattttaaaatatttcattaataatttgggttttaattaatttaattaagttggtaaaatttaattctttggtcctctaaacttattgatttatttttggataggtctgagagctttaatttgattacaaaaccgtccaaatggagggccaagtcaacccaaaattcagtTGAATATGGAGGTTCATAAACCATCTTTTGAGTTAATTACATAAGGTCTTTGAAGAGTTAAAGAAATCAGAGATTTGACCGAAGATTTACTGGTGACCGAGTCTTAGGCCTGAGTTGTTATGGCACTCAAATTGAACAAGAATCAAGCAAAATCAGCCACATTGCCTCAATTCATGGCCGAACACCCCTGGAAGGAGTTTTGAaagatggacactcctatttttagcaaactagctcccatgcctcacctataaataataGTCCCTTTCTCACCTTTtcaatcatccctcatccctttTTCATCCCTCAcccattcatcattctctcctctctcaactcTCTTAGCCCTCACGCCTATCATAATCTTTGCATAAAGATTTTGagcaaattagcctcttaaagaacccttggtcGGCTACCTCGAAGAGCCATCAAcaaaggagcaaagcgaaggaACGAATGAGCCCTCATCAGTCAAAGTCTTGGGTGATAGCCactctgaattgggtttaatctttcttactttaatttaattcaagaatgtttgctatgtgttctttgttcttgtttacaacaatgatagcttaattttatttaagctaggatgattgctttgatttaataataattatgtgattcatgcttataatatttgtgcctcaatcgatcatgttttcaattaaaatcaagtctgtatttcattcatacgtgattgaaatgcacctgaattagctgaacgatcctaaccagacgacgg
This is a stretch of genomic DNA from Gossypium arboreum isolate Shixiya-1 chromosome 11, ASM2569848v2, whole genome shotgun sequence. It encodes these proteins:
- the LOC108471697 gene encoding uncharacterized protein LOC108471697, with the protein product MGLSRSWVVIVWTEDRVHQAEVLVRLRDAPNVITDTFFIFDVPYSNLRDIGFTHSYEASSVSENLRITVKSSSSEIIGLYTLGQFFWVSKLYRDVSLEVQGAVFLANLIELLLGEFDLILGMDWLVEHQVCLDCATRRVVLRTEDDKEVVVIGEH